Within the Bacillus mesophilus genome, the region CACGATACAGTTTGGTAAAGTCCCCTTCTGTTGAACCAAACCGGACACTCTCAAAATCGATCACACCTGAAACCTGAGTACCATCCACTATTATATTGCCTGGACGAAAATCCATATGTACAAAGCTCGGTCCATCTGGAGAAGGAAGCTGCTGTTTCATACCTTCAAATCGTTCAAGAGCTTTATTGAATAAACGTTCATCTATAACATCCTTTACGTCCCTTGCAAAACTATAAAACTGGTTTTCAATAAAAGTAGCCCAGGTTGGGTATTCATTTTGGATACCGGTTAACACCTGCTTAGCAGGTGGCTGAACAGTATGCATGCTAGCATGAAGGACTCCGACTTGAAATGCTACTATTGATGAGTCCTTAGCTGATAAAGGCTTTCCCTTTAACTCAGATAATAAAAAAGCACCTGGACATTCCTTATCACCAGGCCAATAATCCAGCATTTCAGGAATAGAAACACTACCTTTTAAGATTTCGTAGGCTTCTAACTCTCGCTGACATTTTAATTGTGTATAAGGTATTTTCAAGTAAACATTTTCACCACGAAGCAGCGTACATTTATAGACTGTGGAACTATGGGAATCCTCAACCTCATTGATTGATTGCACTTGCAATCTAAATTGTTTAATCATACGATTTAGCATCAAACTTCTCCTAGCTAAGTTGAAATTTTTAAAGAAATAAGAAATATGAAAACAACAAATATAACACGATCGAAACAACTGCTCTAATCCTTGTCAGTTTCTTGCTAATTTCCGCTTTCTCTTCTAGGAAATTTATATAGTTAAGAGTTAAAACGAAACCCAAAGATATCATATAATACCCTGCAGAGTTACCTTCTTCTACAATATATCTGAGTGCAGAAATAGCAACAAGTAATGTTCCTATTGTTCCAATAATCATATTTAGGTATAGTTTGTACTTGTTCATAGACAGCCTCCAATTACATATCAATTCCATTAGTTACTTTTAACTTTTAGGAAAGAGCGAATTCTGGAAAGAGGATAGAAATACTAGAAATATATAATAGAAAGAACACTAAATCTATCGATAGAATAAGGTGGTAATTATCATTCTTTGCATATTTTCTTTCAATAAAAATACGAAAAAGTAGTAGCAAAATACTAAAAACCAAAGAACTAAAAAAAGCATATTCGAAATTCATGACAAACTGTACTATTATAAAAACCGCAAGCATACCGTATTCAATCGATCGCTGTGAAGAACTATATGGTTCATATTTAAATCCTTTACTTATGCCTAATTTTCTACGAATCCATCTGTCGATTACAATTGAAATTACACAGAAAATGATAGAGAAAACAATCACTTGAAATAGCAGTTCTGAAAACAGAAGAACACCTCTTTTCATTCCTTTATTCAGACTTATATAAAGTCATTCCTTAACAGGACCTAAAAACTGCCTCCACTCTATAAGCATTTATATTCACTATAAATAGTTTAAATCCTTCTTAAAATGACCTAATCCAAGGAAGGAATTGGAATTTTCTTCTTGAATAATGGAGTAGAAATGCTTTTGTACACTTTCGAGGTGATTATATGATGAGAAGCGAAAAAGAAATGGTGAAATCATGAAAAATAAACAATGGAAATCAAAAAAGGTAGTTTTAATGGTGGCACTTTTACTCTTCTTACTTATATCGACAGTAACAAATCCAACAACACAAGACTACATACACTTTGAAGAGAAGAATTTTGGAAACCCACTTCCTGAAAATGTACGAATAGCAGAAGCCGATTTCTTTATTTTTTCTGTTTATGCGGCGACACCAAAGGAAGCAATTGATGAATTTGGCATAGTACACCTAGGATTTATGGGACAGTTCTTCCAAGTGTCGGATGGACAATTTGATGACTCTATCTGGAAAGACTACTTGAAGTAATGCTGCAAAATCGTTGCAAAAACCTCGGAGATTATAACTCCGAGGTTTTCCTGTCTGTATTTTCCTAAAGTAGGTAATAGTTAAACTGTGAAATTGATTTTCACACCATTACTCAATAACCTGAAAATTCTGGTCGACCTTAATTACCACTGGCTCTGTATCTCCCATCAACTCTGAGAAGGTCACATGATATTCTGAGTCCACTTCCTCCACTGACTTTACCCACCAAGTAAGATTTGGATCTAACGTCTGAACTGCTGCGTGAATTCCTTTGGCAACTCTTTGGGCATCTTCATCTGTATGAACTAAAATCTTAGTAGCAGTTGCTTGGGTTGGAAACGATTCTTGGACAACTCCAGTATGCCAAACCTCAACCTGTGTTCCAACAGAAAGGTCAGACTTTGAAAGTTTCTCACCCTCTGTGGAGACAATATCTGTCTCTTCCGTGATCGTGTAAACTGCCGCGTTAGGCTGTGAACCCTCCGTTTTTTCTGTAACTAGGATGATCTGTTCATTTACTGACATCACATAACCTGTTATATCTTTAACATCATTATTTGTACCGCTAGTGCTATCCTGAGCACAGCTCGCCAAAAACATAAAAAACCCAATCATAAGCCCTATACATGTTCTTTTCATCATACTTATCACCTCATCATATACGTCGTAGTGACTTCTAAAAACGTTACACTAGCACTAACTTATATGCTTATTTTTTTATGTAGAAAAATCACTACGAGAATGAAAAGAAGAAATCCCAAAAACACTGTAACAGATAAGTAAGTATCTAGAAGCTTTGCCGTTTCTCTAGTTAACTTATGTAGGAAAGGTTCAGGAATAGGTTCAGCCCTTTTGTCCATGTACACAATATGCTCAATCGTGTCTCCACCTAGTGCTGGTTCAAAACCAAACTCTCCCCTATCGAGATAGATTTCAACTATATCTCCTACGGTAACGTCTACACGTTTCCCACCTTCATATAACTCAGATTGCCAAACAGGAATGTACGAATAGAAAACTTGTACATATTCTCCTAATGGAGCTACTTCAGGAGAAACTCTTAGGAGTTGCTCCTGTTGAAGAGTCATCACTCTTATTTGTGAAGGACCAGATGAGTCGCTAAAATCACGATGTAATTCATCCGCTATTACCTTACCAATTAAATGAACAGGAGCATTCTTTTTTATTTCTTCTACTTCAACCGGATCAGTTGCACCCCAAACAGTGCTCGTTAACAAGAAAAAGCAGCAAATGAAGATTCCTACTAACCGGAACATACTCTCAAGACACCTCCTTTTTTACGAAAAAAAAAGCATGAGAAACTCATGCTTAGGATAGTTATTTTTTATAAAAGGCTTTTCCGCCAACCTTTTCTACAAACTCAGGAAACACTTGCGAAAATTTGCTAGCAGCGTTCATCCAGCCAGGTAAATTGATCTCACGTTTTGGTGTAAACATTGCATCAATTATTTTTTCTGCTACAAAGTCTGGCTCTAGCATGAAGCGTTCCACACTTTTCTTGTAATTACCAGACTTATCCGCAATATCAAAAAAGCCTGTTGCAATAGGGCCAGGATTCACAGCCGTAACAAAAATGTTCGTATCCCTGAGTTCCATACGAAGGCTATTGGTGAATCCTAACACCGCATGCTTAGATGCAGAATAAACGCTAGATTTAGGTGTAGCAATTTTCCCCGCCTGAGAAGCTACATTAATAATATGACCCTCATTTTGTTCAATCATCGATGGTAGTACCGCTTTCGTGCAGGCGATGAGTCCAAAAACGTTCACTTCAAACATATCCTTCATTTCTGTTAAATTAATGTCAATGACTTCATCAAATACACCAAACCCTGCATTATTGGCTAACACATGAATAGTACCTGTGTCTTCAATAATCGTACGAAAGGTTTGATTCACTTTCTCAAGATCTTGGACATCAAGCTGATAAAACGGACAATGTAGTAGATACTTTTGTTCAATGGTTTGTGAAATTTGCTGTAGTTTCTCCACGTTTCGAGCTAGAAGAATTGGTGTTCCACCACTTTCAGCTACCTTAAAGGCTAGGGCTTCTCCCACTCCACTCGAAGCACCAGTTATCACTACATTCTTACCATTTAATTTCATGTAATCTCCACACACCTTTATCTTGTTTTAAACACCCATTGTCCATCTACCGTCTCCATCTTAATGTAATCATCCTCCATTAGATAGTCAAGCTGACCTAATGTTTCAGAAAGTGTTAATACAAGTTCTTTTTTATACACTAATGGAAATAACTTCTGACATACCTGTAATGCCGTTAGTGGTTCTTCCTTTAACATGTCTACGACTATTTCTGCTCGCTTCTCTTGTTTATGTAAACGTTCTGTTATAAGAGCGCTTGCATTTTCAATAACATTCCCGTGACCCGGGTAAACCTTTTTAACTTGCAAATCACGAATGATTCTTAATGATTCATTATATTGTAATAATGTTTTAGGTCGTTCTTCACCATCCATTGGCGGTTCTAGTAATGGATTAGAAGAAATATGACCAAGTAAAAGGTCGCCACCAAGTAGCACCCGACTACCTTCATGATAAAGAGCAATATGACTTTGAGCATGTCCCGGTGTCTCTAATACGGTCCAACCAGGAAGGCCTGGGATGGTGTCTCCTTCTTTAACCTCATATGAAAGAGATCTTTCGCAGCTATATGCTAAAGTCTTTCTTAACTTATTCATCTTCTGTAAAATTATTCCATCTACTCCAAGCTTAGAAAACAAATCATAAAAAAACTGATCATGGTGTTCAAAAAACGATGAATTCTTCGTAATCCAAGGTTGGTTAAAACGGTGTCCATAAACGGGAAGCTCAGGTGATAAGTAATCAAGCATTCCTACATGATCAGGATGATGGTGTGTGATGACAACCTGATCTATATCTTCTGGCGTATAACCAAGCTTAGCCAGTTCATTTTTAAAATGATTCCAAGCCTCTATTGTTTTAACTCCTGCATCAACCAATGTTAGCTTTTCTGATTTGACTAAGTGTACATTCACATCTCCAACAGGAAACGGAGTTGGTAGTGAAATACAATGTATCTCACAGGGACTTGCTAGAACCT harbors:
- a CDS encoding SDR family NAD(P)-dependent oxidoreductase, encoding MKLNGKNVVITGASSGVGEALAFKVAESGGTPILLARNVEKLQQISQTIEQKYLLHCPFYQLDVQDLEKVNQTFRTIIEDTGTIHVLANNAGFGVFDEVIDINLTEMKDMFEVNVFGLIACTKAVLPSMIEQNEGHIINVASQAGKIATPKSSVYSASKHAVLGFTNSLRMELRDTNIFVTAVNPGPIATGFFDIADKSGNYKKSVERFMLEPDFVAEKIIDAMFTPKREINLPGWMNAASKFSQVFPEFVEKVGGKAFYKK
- a CDS encoding DUF4181 domain-containing protein, yielding MKRGVLLFSELLFQVIVFSIIFCVISIVIDRWIRRKLGISKGFKYEPYSSSQRSIEYGMLAVFIIVQFVMNFEYAFFSSLVFSILLLLFRIFIERKYAKNDNYHLILSIDLVFFLLYISSISILFPEFALS
- a CDS encoding MBL fold metallo-hydrolase codes for the protein MQEVLASPCEIHCISLPTPFPVGDVNVHLVKSEKLTLVDAGVKTIEAWNHFKNELAKLGYTPEDIDQVVITHHHPDHVGMLDYLSPELPVYGHRFNQPWITKNSSFFEHHDQFFYDLFSKLGVDGIILQKMNKLRKTLAYSCERSLSYEVKEGDTIPGLPGWTVLETPGHAQSHIALYHEGSRVLLGGDLLLGHISSNPLLEPPMDGEERPKTLLQYNESLRIIRDLQVKKVYPGHGNVIENASALITERLHKQEKRAEIVVDMLKEEPLTALQVCQKLFPLVYKKELVLTLSETLGQLDYLMEDDYIKMETVDGQWVFKTR
- a CDS encoding DUF3221 domain-containing protein, producing MMKRTCIGLMIGFFMFLASCAQDSTSGTNNDVKDITGYVMSVNEQIILVTEKTEGSQPNAAVYTITEETDIVSTEGEKLSKSDLSVGTQVEVWHTGVVQESFPTQATATKILVHTDEDAQRVAKGIHAAVQTLDPNLTWWVKSVEEVDSEYHVTFSELMGDTEPVVIKVDQNFQVIE
- a CDS encoding aminoglycoside phosphotransferase family protein, yielding MLNRMIKQFRLQVQSINEVEDSHSSTVYKCTLLRGENVYLKIPYTQLKCQRELEAYEILKGSVSIPEMLDYWPGDKECPGAFLLSELKGKPLSAKDSSIVAFQVGVLHASMHTVQPPAKQVLTGIQNEYPTWATFIENQFYSFARDVKDVIDERLFNKALERFEGMKQQLPSPDGPSFVHMDFRPGNIIVDGTQVSGVIDFESVRFGSTEGDFTKLYRDFLQHDEALYKAFQEGYKSIRPLVDLEVVLPFYQYTDAFNSIGWCKRRGIERNALFLEENLVRLKTWLK